A section of the Primulina eburnea isolate SZY01 chromosome 1, ASM2296580v1, whole genome shotgun sequence genome encodes:
- the LOC140825898 gene encoding F-box protein At4g00755-like isoform X1, which produces MDNIYSQFEFGMGMIRNKADDIDGGVDFIERLEPDMCIKILGYLEDPSDLVRVCAVSSSWRVFVISNGLCKEICQRMFPETSNFDHIVEIRNMFEPTETKRDDSAEWACLEREHRAYASLSRCLTSLTGKNCILDAISASSTDNYPEESIKNTLEPSDRVNQRASYWSSKGQSDPTVSETLIYELAANLCLITEVQVHPFQAYFQFGFPIYSSRAVRFHVGHPKVPSEFDNDDGDHFLDVKEFSDDKFVWTHSSPEFPMAQENQLQTFKLPEPVFAIGGILKVELLGRVQTQETDGQYYICITNVQVVGIPLSPAFDIDVADEHQKCTLKYYPGTVSLLLPPKSLELQSSSSPSRFHKFSSSLRTWEQMILNTFRAAGPLIVDDGDSDNEYLD; this is translated from the exons ATGGACAATATTTATTCGCAGTTCGAGTTTGGT atgGGGATGATAAGAAATAAAGCAGATGACATCGATGGCGGCGTGGATTTTATCGAGAGGCTTGAGCCGGATATGTGTATAAAGATTCTGGGGTATTTGGAGGACCCTTCCGATCTTGTTCGCGTGTGTGCTGTTTCAAGTTCTTGGCGAGTATTTG TAATCTCAAATGGGCTTTGTAAGGAGATTTGTCAAAGAATGTTCCCTGAGACCTCCAACTTCGATCACATTGTTGAAATTAGAAACATGTTTGAACCTACGGAAACTAAGAGAGATGATTCCGCTGAATGGGCTTGTCTTGAGAGGGAACATAGAGCATATGCATCCTTGAGTCGATGTCTTACCTCGTTGACGggaaaaaattgcatattagaTGCTATTTCTGCATCCAGCACGGATAATTACCCTGAAGAAAGCATCAAGAATACTTTGGAGCCGAGTGACAGGGTCAATCAAAGGGCTTCATATTGGTCAAGCAAGGGTCAATCTGATCCTACCGTATCTGAGACCTTGATATATGAGTTGGCTGCTAACTTGTGTTTGATCACTGAAGTTCAAGTCCATCCATTCCAAG CATATTTTCAGTTTGGCTTCCCCATATATTCATCGAGGGCCGTGAGATTTCATGTGGGCCATCCTAAGGTTCCATCGGAATTCGACAATGATGATGGAGATCACTTTCTTGATGTTAAAGAATTTTCCGACGACAAGTTTGTATGGACACATTCTTCCCCTGAATTTCCAATGGCCCAG GAGAATCAATTGCAAACGTTTAAGCTCCCTGAACCTGTTTTTGCCATCGGTGGAATTCTGAAAGTAGAACTATTAGGCAGAGTTCAGACACAAGAAACGGATGGGCAATATTATATATG CATCACTAATGTGCAAGTTGTTGGTATACCACTCTCCCCTGCATTTGATATTGATGTGGCCGACGAACACCAAAAATGCACATtgaaatactatccaggaactGTCAGCCTTTTGTTACCTCCAAAATCTTTGGAGCTGCAGTCGAGCAGCAGCCCTTCTCGGTTTCACAAGTTCAGTTCAAGCTTGAGGACTTGGGAGCAAATGATACTCAACACGTTTCGTGCAGCTGGACCTTTGATTGTGGACGATGGTGATTCTGATAATGAGTATCTTGATTAG
- the LOC140825898 gene encoding F-box protein At4g00755-like isoform X2, which yields MGMIRNKADDIDGGVDFIERLEPDMCIKILGYLEDPSDLVRVCAVSSSWRVFVISNGLCKEICQRMFPETSNFDHIVEIRNMFEPTETKRDDSAEWACLEREHRAYASLSRCLTSLTGKNCILDAISASSTDNYPEESIKNTLEPSDRVNQRASYWSSKGQSDPTVSETLIYELAANLCLITEVQVHPFQAYFQFGFPIYSSRAVRFHVGHPKVPSEFDNDDGDHFLDVKEFSDDKFVWTHSSPEFPMAQENQLQTFKLPEPVFAIGGILKVELLGRVQTQETDGQYYICITNVQVVGIPLSPAFDIDVADEHQKCTLKYYPGTVSLLLPPKSLELQSSSSPSRFHKFSSSLRTWEQMILNTFRAAGPLIVDDGDSDNEYLD from the exons atgGGGATGATAAGAAATAAAGCAGATGACATCGATGGCGGCGTGGATTTTATCGAGAGGCTTGAGCCGGATATGTGTATAAAGATTCTGGGGTATTTGGAGGACCCTTCCGATCTTGTTCGCGTGTGTGCTGTTTCAAGTTCTTGGCGAGTATTTG TAATCTCAAATGGGCTTTGTAAGGAGATTTGTCAAAGAATGTTCCCTGAGACCTCCAACTTCGATCACATTGTTGAAATTAGAAACATGTTTGAACCTACGGAAACTAAGAGAGATGATTCCGCTGAATGGGCTTGTCTTGAGAGGGAACATAGAGCATATGCATCCTTGAGTCGATGTCTTACCTCGTTGACGggaaaaaattgcatattagaTGCTATTTCTGCATCCAGCACGGATAATTACCCTGAAGAAAGCATCAAGAATACTTTGGAGCCGAGTGACAGGGTCAATCAAAGGGCTTCATATTGGTCAAGCAAGGGTCAATCTGATCCTACCGTATCTGAGACCTTGATATATGAGTTGGCTGCTAACTTGTGTTTGATCACTGAAGTTCAAGTCCATCCATTCCAAG CATATTTTCAGTTTGGCTTCCCCATATATTCATCGAGGGCCGTGAGATTTCATGTGGGCCATCCTAAGGTTCCATCGGAATTCGACAATGATGATGGAGATCACTTTCTTGATGTTAAAGAATTTTCCGACGACAAGTTTGTATGGACACATTCTTCCCCTGAATTTCCAATGGCCCAG GAGAATCAATTGCAAACGTTTAAGCTCCCTGAACCTGTTTTTGCCATCGGTGGAATTCTGAAAGTAGAACTATTAGGCAGAGTTCAGACACAAGAAACGGATGGGCAATATTATATATG CATCACTAATGTGCAAGTTGTTGGTATACCACTCTCCCCTGCATTTGATATTGATGTGGCCGACGAACACCAAAAATGCACATtgaaatactatccaggaactGTCAGCCTTTTGTTACCTCCAAAATCTTTGGAGCTGCAGTCGAGCAGCAGCCCTTCTCGGTTTCACAAGTTCAGTTCAAGCTTGAGGACTTGGGAGCAAATGATACTCAACACGTTTCGTGCAGCTGGACCTTTGATTGTGGACGATGGTGATTCTGATAATGAGTATCTTGATTAG